A window of Macrotis lagotis isolate mMagLag1 chromosome X, bilby.v1.9.chrom.fasta, whole genome shotgun sequence contains these coding sequences:
- the ZBED3 gene encoding zinc finger BED domain-containing protein 3: protein MEEGGSYIDTLRNVAPVAHGWGARYSEAWEYFHLPLAHSGLPASQYATCRLCGKQVSRGPGFNVGTTALWNHLKSVHKQELEKSGHRQAGPRLEVPPPLPPSPPAVEGDWGRLVEQMGALALRASQRERELEKRERAVERRERVLELRKRAIEEEEKDLSEKRQELQAEKEGLQARLLEVCQRENALALATAPLSTLIKEEQEDHGEGYLITKVLF from the coding sequence atggaagaaggtgGCTCTTATATTGACACCCTCAGAAATGTTGCCCCTGTGGCCCATGGGTGGGGAGCTCGATACTCAGAAGCCTGGGAATACTTTCACCTGCCCTTGGCCCACTCTGGCCTCCCTGCCAGCCAATATGCCACCTGTAGGCTGTGTGGAAAGCAGGTCAGTCGAGGCCCAGGGTTCAACGTCGGAACCACTGCCCTGTGGAATCATTTGAAGAGTGTGCATAAGCAAGAACTGGAAAAGAGTGGGCACCGCCAGGCTGGGCCTCGTCTGGAAGTGCCGCCTCCCCTGCCACCCTCGCCACCAGCCGTAGAGGGGGACTGGGGGCGCCTGGTAGAGCAGATGGGAGCGTTGGCTTTGCGGGCCAGCCAACGGGAGAGGGAACTGGAGAAGAGAGAGCGGGcagtggagaggagagagagagtccTAGAATTACGGAAAAGGGCCattgaagaggaggagaaggatttATCTGAGAAGAGGCAGGAGCTTCAGGCTGAGAAGGAGGGACTGCAAGCCCGGCTCCTGGAAGTATGCCAGAGGGAAAATGCTTTGGCCCTGGCCACTGCGCCTCTGTCCACCCTGATCAAAGAGGAGCAAGAGGATCATGGCGAGGGCTACCTAATAACCAAAGTCCTTTTTTAG